The Psychrobacter sp. 28M-43 genome segment TTGCTTTACTGAAGATTGGGAGACTGCGAAACGTGCTTTAGATTTAGGATTTTATATCTCCTTCTCAGGTATTGTCAGTTTTAAAAGTGCCCAAAATATCCAAGACGCTGCACGACATATGCCTAGAGACAGAATCTTGATTGAGACCGACAGTCCATATTTGGCGCCTGTGCCTAAGCGTGGTCGTCCCAATGAGCCCGCCTACGTACCTTATGTCGCGAGCTTTATCGCAGATATGTACGGGTGTGATAGTAACGAGGTTGGAGCATTAACCGCAAAAAACTTTGAAAATTTACTGGCACAGTATCGCTAAAATGGTTATGCTATGACCAGTCAGTCATTTATGTGGTGGTCGTGTAGTTTAATCCCCTTTAGTATTTAATTTACTAAATGTAACTATATGATTATCAATGACTATTTGTAAATATAAGCATATCCCTTTTATGGTATTTCAGCAGTTCTTGTATAGTTTTATACGCTCATTGCCAAATGTACGCACATAATTGATGGTCATATGCTTAATCTTGTCATGTTTTAGGAGAGATTATGAGTCGTCAGCACCAGTTCAAGGCACGAGAAGAGAACATCTTAGCGATGGCAGAACAATTGCTACTTGAGTCAGGCGATGGTGATATCACTTTAGACAGTTTGGCAGATCAGCTCGATTTGGCTAAAGGCACCCTGTACAAGCATTTCTCCAGTAAAGATGAGCTTTATCTGCGTATTATTATTCGTTATGAAGAGCAATTGTTTGAGATTAACCGTATTGATGACTGCCCGTCGGCAGGCGTTGCCCGTATGATTTTTCAGCAGTTATTCAACCCGCAAAAAGCCATGCTATTGAACCAAATCGAAGAGCGTCTGGCAGCATCAGTGACTGGGCTCAATCGTTTGTTTGGTGAGTTATATGATATCCGTCGCCAGCGCATGAAGCGTTTGATTGATATTATTAGCGCATACCTAAAAGATGAGCACAGTAATTTAAGTACTCGTGATTATCTATCGTCTATTTGGGCGATTGGTCAGGGCGGTGCAGGACTATTGAATTCCAGCTTTTACCAACGCTACTTAGGTCGTCGTGATACGCTGCGTTATGCCTTTGTTCAGCAAGTGCTAGAGTTGCCAAGCCATTATCCTGCTGATGATGAAGAGGTCATGGATGAAGACATGCAAGAGCTAGTAGAGCAAATCGATACTGAATCAGAAGAGCACCGCAATACCAACTACTAAAGTAGTTATTGGTAAAATAGCAAGTAATTGTTGGGTTATGAACCTTTCTTGGTTTTAATAAATCGTGTTGTAATGCTTACTATTGCAGCACGATTTGCAGTATTAATTCATATATCTTCTAATATTCTTTAAAATTCCTTTCTCATTCTGCGACAATTAAAATTGGGCTTATAGGTGCAATATGCCGGTCACTGTCAAGACGCAGTCCAGTTCAGCGGCTACTTGCTCTTTTACTCTAATTAGTCAAACGTCTCAGTCCAACTGCTTAGATACAAGACCTACAGACCATTGTCGCCGCTGCGTCTCCATACCAAGGGATGCTTATCACTTATCATCAGTCTCATCAATAAACAGTCGGACACAGGCTGGTTTTACATTGGTGGAAATCGTGGTGGTAGTGGTTATCTTGTCTATATTTGCTGGCATAATGAGTTTGTCTGTCGGTAGCAGTGAATCCCGCAAAAATCGCGCTTTTTATGAGCATCTTACCGATTCGTTGAGCTACGTTCGACTATTATCGGCTGAACGTATGCAGCCGATGGGTTTGCGTATGCAGGCAGATAAGCAAGGTCAAGTAGAGCCAGTCATTGTTACCCTATCAAATCCATATGTCGCGTACCAGACAACAGAGATGATGTCAGATAGCATCGATAGTCAGCCTAAGAATGCTATGGAGCTATCGGCAGAGGTTGCTGGTCTATCAGGCTCTACTGATGAGCAAAAACCAACGCCAAGTTGGGAGGTCGAGTCGGGTATTAGCTTGCCTGAACTACCCACTGGCGTAAGTATTAGAGTTCAAAGTTTGGATTCTAGTGGTTTACAAAATACGGGACGAACCCAAACGTTACAGCCTTGGTTTAGCGACCAAAACGTACCGCAGGTATTGTGGTTTGGTACGGGACAAGCAACGCCTGTCACCATTGAAGTACTTCATGATTCGCGTTTAGTGGGCGAGGTGATTACGATAATGCCAGATGGTAGCATGCGAATCGGACAGGGGTTATAGTGACTAAATTATATAAACCTCCTATGACAAATCAGCCTATGTCACCAAAATTTATATCACTCAAGCCTAGGCGCGAGAGCGGCTTTACCCTTATCGAAGTGATGGTTGCTCTAGCTATTTTGGCAGTGGTAGCAGTCGCGGCGAGCCGTGCCAGTAGTGCATATCTGAGCTCAGTTGATATATTGCGTACTCGTACGCTTGCTCACTTCGTCGCTCAAAATGCCGCTGCTGATTTACGTATTCAAGAGACGTGGCTGACAGTCAACCGCACCCAAACCGTTAATGCACAAGGGCGCAATTGGCAAATAGAAATGACAGTCGGTGACGCCATCACACCTGCCTTAAAAGAAGTAAATATCGCAGTTGCGCCTATTATAGATGGACAGACTCGCACATCGGTCACTGATATCACTGTGATGCTAAGTAATGCTGAGCAAGATACAGGCAGTTTGGATTCGAGTGGTCTAAGCACAATAGATAATAGCGAGCAGGCAGGGGGCGGTCTGTGAGACTTCAGCGTGGTTTCACACTGCTTGAGCTAATGGTTGCCATGGCAATATTTGCGATGTTAGCCGTTGCAGGCTGGCAAGTGTTTGATGGGGTCAATCGTGCTCGTGAGCGCGCAAAATTCCATGCTGACAATCTGGCTGTCCTGCAGTACGCTTATTTACAATTACAGCAAGACATGGGTCAAATCATCCCTTATCAAGCGGCTACTACCCAGAATGTCAGTACAGCGAACAATAATATAAGCAACAGTACTAGTTCAGGTAATAATACTCAATTAAGCGAGCAAATAGATGAAATAGCGCCTGAGCCCTTTATGAGCTTAGATGATGAACATGTCAGCTTTGTACGCTTTGCCGATCCTGATCCACGATATCAGAGTAGCAATAGTCTCCAACGTATCGAATATATTTTTGCGGATGAGCGTTTGATACGTCGCCAGTATAACAGTATGGAAGGCGGGCGTGACAGCGTCAGCCTAGACAGCGTATTGCTCGAAGGTGTCACAGCAGGAAGCTGGCAAGCTTATCTACCAGAGCTAAGTACCAAGTTTCCGAGCGATGACGCTAACAGTGGTGGTAGTATAAATACAGCGGTGAGACAATCAGCGAATACAGCGAGTCCTAAGCCCGCAGCTGCCTTATTACCGAAAGGAATCGCGGTTAGCTTTACATACCAAGATATGCCAATCACTTGGCAATGGGCACTTGCCCCGCAACCGATATCGCATAGCAATAGTCAAAGCACAGCCAATGATACAGATGGTGGTAGCAATGATAATGTTAATAATGACAACAGCGGTAGTGATGGTAGTAACAATAATAGTAGTGCGGATAATAGCAGTGCGGGAACGAATAATTGAGAAGGTAGTGGTTAAAATGTATCAATTGCTCAACAACAAAGGCTATGTATGTCGATGACTGCGAACTCTCAACGCGGTGTTGCGCTGCTGACTATCTTATTACTGGTAGTAAGTATTACTGTGGTTGCAGGGTCGATGCTTGCTAGCCAAAAAATCGCAATTAGGCGTAGTGGTCTGTTATTCGATCAAAATCAATTGCTGCAAGATATCGATGGAGGTCAACAGTTGGCGGTGACGATGATTCGCGCTGATAGCAACCTCAATGATACGGATAGTGCGCAAGATATCTGGGCGCAGCCCATACCACCTTATACATTGTCCAATCATAGTGTCAGCATCGAGCTACGCGATGAGTCTGGTCGTTTTAACATTAATAACTTGTATCAAGGTGGGGCGGCCAACACCACTGCTTTAGCAGTATTCCAACGACTACTCACGCAACTAAATCTAGAGCCTGATATCGCTATTGCTATACTTGATTGGCAAGATGCAGACGGCGAGGTATATCAAGATGGCGGTGATGAAAATACGGTATATGCGCAGCAGTCAAACGCTGTAGCAACAGATGCTCTGCCAAATCAGCCTTTTGTCAGTATCGATCAGCTACTAGAAGTGAAAGGAGTGAGCGCTGAGACATTATCAGTATTACGACCTTATCTTACTGCGGTGCCTTATTATGTGCCTATTAATATCAATACTGCCAGTCCCGTATTGTTAGCCGCACTAGTTAATGGTGCTAACAGCCAACAGATGCAGGCTCTGGTAGATATGCGCGCACAGCAGGCGCTGACGTCTATTGATGCAGTATGGCAATTGCCGATATTCGGCAGTGTGAATGATGAGCAACGAAAAGCGTTAACACCAATTCTCGCAGTTGATAGCCAAGCATTTATGGCGCTTATCACAGCGACTGATAATGCAACTGTCGGTCAGGCGAGAGAGCGTTTTGCTACTGTTTTGATTAGTAAAACTGTCGTTGATAATAATCAAGTAGTTAATAGTAGTGAGGCTGCTAATAATAATCAGGCGAGTAATCGTAGTGAGGTAAACGGTAAAATGCCCAAGGAAGTCAAAGTAGTGACACAACGACTATGGGCATTTCGTCCGAGCTTTTAGCAGATGGTGTAGAGATCGACATTTAGTCTTTTAGACGTGTTTCTTCGCTAGACTTCCAGTTATATGCCCCGTAAAAAAGCATCTGTGCTTGACGAGTACAGTTATGTAGCATCAGCTGTTTGTTCTCTTCGATTTCGTTTAGATCAATCTCGTCATCATGATCTTCCGTGTAGGTCAGCTCTAGCCAATCAATAATCCAAGAGAAGAACATATTTACGCCAGCCTCAGCCAATAGGCGACGGTCATAAGCATTGATATGGGTAAAAGCTGGCTGCAACGCTAAGTCGTCGGCCAAACCTTGAGCATGTATCTTAATCAACTCATTAATGGCTTTGCGTACTGCTTCTGACCCACCATAACGCTCACTGACTAAGAACTGCCAGTAATAAGGCTGATCGCTGACCATATACAAGAATAGCTGAATACTTTTTGCGATTTGACGATCGAAGCTACGTTTACGGCCAATCTGCAGGCTATCACTTAACGTGGCTAACGTACCGCCCAATTCCTCAATGACCAAAGCGCGCCCGAGTGACTCCATATCATCAAAATGGCGATAAAACGCAGTCGGCACAACGCCAACCTCGCGTGTTACTTGTCTGAGACTGATAGAGCTAAAAGATTGCCCTGTCATACATAAATCGAGCACAGCATTAAAAAAAGCGTGCCGAGTTTGAAGTTTTTTTTGTTCGCGACTGCTCATAATATTTCAAAATTGTCCGGTAGGTGTTTATCATACTCATTTCAACGCATAAATACGACTGAAATACGCCATTCGTGTTAATTTACTAAACCTGTACTGGTCTTTTAAACCACTGTGCCCCAATGACCCTGCAGTTCTTGCGCCAGTCGATATGCTTCATGGTCATTCATACCTGTAATAAAATCCAAAATATTTAAGACATTATGATAGATATCGTCAGACAATATGCGGCGATGTTCGTCAAGATGGGGCTGTAGCAATCTTAACAGACGTTGCTGCTCAAAAGACATCGGCGGCTGCATAGTAGCAGATTGAGACCCTATCCAAGCCAGCGGCATAAAGGCATTCAATAGGCTATGCAGGCATTGATTGGCCATCAGCTCCATTCTTACTTTGCTCGGATGATTAAATATTTTTTCGCGTGCCAGTTGCTTAGCTTGATTGATACCATTTTGTACGCTGGTATCGCAATGGGCAAATAGGCTGCCTTGCAACGTGCCAGCTAGCAATGCATCACTGTTGGCTACAAAGGCATCGGTGACGGTATTGACCAACCGCATCATGGCTCGTGCCCGCAGGGAGGCGAGACTTTGTCTGACAGACATATGCGCTGGCAAGTTTACGCTACTCGGACGTTCACCAATCAGCTCATAAAATATCGTGGCGACTTCGCTATAGGTTAGCATATTCAGATTGATGCCATCTTCTAAATCGATTAGCGCATAACAGATATCATCTGCTGCTTCTAGCAGGTAAGCCAATGGATGGCGCGCAAAGCCATCGTGTTGCTCTGAGCGTGGTAAGTGCAAACATGCCGCTAACTCTTCTAGTTGAGACGCCTCGCTATAAAAGCAGCCAAATTTTTGCACGTTATAATGGTTGTCATTGACATCGTTACTGTGAGTTGCTAACCACGGATATTTCATAAAGGCGCCTAACGTGGCACAGGTGAGCCGCATGCCACCCTTGTCAGGATGATGCTCATTACGTGCCAATAAGCGAAATCCTTGAGCATTACCTTCATAAGCCAGTAAGTCTAATCGCTCGTTGCTGCTTAAATTTTGCAAAATCGCTTGCGGTTCAGGCTGCCTAAACCAATCACGAATCGCATACTCTCCAGCATGGCCGAAAGGCGGATTGCCAATGTCATGAGCGAGACAAGCTGCTTGTACGATCACACCGACATCTGCAGGTGAAACTCCTGCTGGTAGGCCGCTACCTAATGCGTCATGGATTTTTTCGGCGGCCATCATTCCCAAAGAGCGACCAATAGAAGAAACTTCTAGCGAGTGAGTCAGGCGCGTAT includes the following:
- the gspK gene encoding type II secretion system minor pseudopilin GspK — encoded protein: MSMTANSQRGVALLTILLLVVSITVVAGSMLASQKIAIRRSGLLFDQNQLLQDIDGGQQLAVTMIRADSNLNDTDSAQDIWAQPIPPYTLSNHSVSIELRDESGRFNINNLYQGGAANTTALAVFQRLLTQLNLEPDIAIAILDWQDADGEVYQDGGDENTVYAQQSNAVATDALPNQPFVSIDQLLEVKGVSAETLSVLRPYLTAVPYYVPININTASPVLLAALVNGANSQQMQALVDMRAQQALTSIDAVWQLPIFGSVNDEQRKALTPILAVDSQAFMALITATDNATVGQARERFATVLISKTVVDNNQVVNSSEAANNNQASNRSEVNGKMPKEVKVVTQRLWAFRPSF
- a CDS encoding prepilin-type cleavage/methylation domain-containing protein; amino-acid sequence: MEIVVVVVILSIFAGIMSLSVGSSESRKNRAFYEHLTDSLSYVRLLSAERMQPMGLRMQADKQGQVEPVIVTLSNPYVAYQTTEMMSDSIDSQPKNAMELSAEVAGLSGSTDEQKPTPSWEVESGISLPELPTGVSIRVQSLDSSGLQNTGRTQTLQPWFSDQNVPQVLWFGTGQATPVTIEVLHDSRLVGEVITIMPDGSMRIGQGL
- a CDS encoding deoxyguanosinetriphosphate triphosphohydrolase, translated to MLNKPTSLSSPTTQWSHLLNSQRLGASKKFNANTSTRSQFHKDYDRLVFSHSFRQLNQKTQVHPLTNQLGIHTRLTHSLEVSSIGRSLGMMAAEKIHDALGSGLPAGVSPADVGVIVQAACLAHDIGNPPFGHAGEYAIRDWFRQPEPQAILQNLSSNERLDLLAYEGNAQGFRLLARNEHHPDKGGMRLTCATLGAFMKYPWLATHSNDVNDNHYNVQKFGCFYSEASQLEELAACLHLPRSEQHDGFARHPLAYLLEAADDICYALIDLEDGINLNMLTYSEVATIFYELIGERPSSVNLPAHMSVRQSLASLRARAMMRLVNTVTDAFVANSDALLAGTLQGSLFAHCDTSVQNGINQAKQLAREKIFNHPSKVRMELMANQCLHSLLNAFMPLAWIGSQSATMQPPMSFEQQRLLRLLQPHLDEHRRILSDDIYHNVLNILDFITGMNDHEAYRLAQELQGHWGTVV
- a CDS encoding TetR/AcrR family transcriptional regulator, with the protein product MSRQHQFKAREENILAMAEQLLLESGDGDITLDSLADQLDLAKGTLYKHFSSKDELYLRIIIRYEEQLFEINRIDDCPSAGVARMIFQQLFNPQKAMLLNQIEERLAASVTGLNRLFGELYDIRRQRMKRLIDIISAYLKDEHSNLSTRDYLSSIWAIGQGGAGLLNSSFYQRYLGRRDTLRYAFVQQVLELPSHYPADDEEVMDEDMQELVEQIDTESEEHRNTNY
- the gspJ gene encoding type II secretion system minor pseudopilin GspJ, giving the protein MRLQRGFTLLELMVAMAIFAMLAVAGWQVFDGVNRARERAKFHADNLAVLQYAYLQLQQDMGQIIPYQAATTQNVSTANNNISNSTSSGNNTQLSEQIDEIAPEPFMSLDDEHVSFVRFADPDPRYQSSNSLQRIEYIFADERLIRRQYNSMEGGRDSVSLDSVLLEGVTAGSWQAYLPELSTKFPSDDANSGGSINTAVRQSANTASPKPAAALLPKGIAVSFTYQDMPITWQWALAPQPISHSNSQSTANDTDGGSNDNVNNDNSGSDGSNNNSSADNSSAGTNN
- a CDS encoding TetR family transcriptional regulator: MSSREQKKLQTRHAFFNAVLDLCMTGQSFSSISLRQVTREVGVVPTAFYRHFDDMESLGRALVIEELGGTLATLSDSLQIGRKRSFDRQIAKSIQLFLYMVSDQPYYWQFLVSERYGGSEAVRKAINELIKIHAQGLADDLALQPAFTHINAYDRRLLAEAGVNMFFSWIIDWLELTYTEDHDDEIDLNEIEENKQLMLHNCTRQAQMLFYGAYNWKSSEETRLKD
- the gspI gene encoding type II secretion system minor pseudopilin GspI; the protein is MSPKFISLKPRRESGFTLIEVMVALAILAVVAVAASRASSAYLSSVDILRTRTLAHFVAQNAAADLRIQETWLTVNRTQTVNAQGRNWQIEMTVGDAITPALKEVNIAVAPIIDGQTRTSVTDITVMLSNAEQDTGSLDSSGLSTIDNSEQAGGGL